ATCCCGCCGGAGCCTGTGGCCGGCGCCGCCCATGGAGGGCCGCCAGTTCGACACGCTCGCCGTCCAGGCCGGCAGCGGCGGGACCCTGGAGGTCCTGCGGCGCGCCGCGCTCCGCGCCGAGGGCGCCGAGGGCGGGGAGCGCCTCGCCGGCGGCGAGCTGACCGAGGCGCTGCGCACCGCGCTGACGTGGCTCGACCGGCACGCCGACGACGAACGCCGCCAGCTCCCCGGCCTCTACTTCGGCCGTGCGGGCACCTACTGGGCCATGTACGAGGCCGCCGCCGCACTCGGCGAGGAGGAGATCGGGCGGCGCAGCGTCGACCGCGCCAAGCGCCTGTCCGTGAACTGGACCAACCCGGACATGACCCACGGCATGGCGGGCAACGGGCTCGCGCAGCTGCGGCTGTGGCGGCGCACCGGGGACGAGGAGTTCCGCGTTCGCGCCGAGCTGTGCGTGGAGGCGGTGCTCGGGGCCCGTTCCGAGGACGGCACCACGTGGCCTGTGCCCGCCGCGATGGGCCAGGTCTCCGGGCTCACGCACTACGGCTTCGCCCACGGGGTGGCCGGCGTCGGCGCGTTCCTCGTGGTCGCCGCGCGCGAACTCGGGCGGCCCGACCTGCTCGACATCGCGACGTCCAGCGGCGACCTCCTGCTGTCGCTGGCCAGGCGGCAGGGCGAGTCGCTGGCCTGGCCCACCGCCCAGCACGAGCCGGAGGACGCCGAGAAGTTCGACGGTGTCTGCTGGTGGTGCAGCGGGGCTCCCGGCATCGGGACGTTCCTGATCCGGCTGTGGCGGGCCACCGGGGAGGACCGTTTCCTCGAAGCCGCGCACGGCGCCGCGGTCGCCACCCGCAGGGAGAGGTGGCTCCTGCTCGCCTCGCACTGCCACGGTGTCGCGGGCAACGGCGAGTTCCTGCTCGACATGGCGGCGGCCACGGGTGAACGGCGCTACCGGGACTGGGCCGCCGAGCACGCGGCCTCGCTGTACCGGCTGAGCGCCCTGCACGAGGGCCGTCTCGTGGTCCTGGACGAGACCAACTCGGCCCTGACCTACAGCTACGGGGTGGGCATGGCGGGGGCGATCGGCTTCCTGCACCGCCACCGCCACGGCGGTGAACGCTGGTGGATGGTGGACGACTTCACCCTGGAGCCCGAGGGGGAGTCCCGGTGACGGCCGTGACCGCCGCCGCGGCAACGAGCGCGCCCGGCACGGGCGCCGTGCCCGGAGCCGCGCCCGGGGCCGCCATGCCCCGGCTGTGGCCGCTGCTCACCTCGCTGCGCTCCCGGTTCTCCTTCCGGTTCTCCACCACGGGACGCGCCGCCGCCGCGCTGGTGGCGGACGGGCGCGGAGTCCTGTTCTGCGAGTTCTGGGACCTGGCGGACGAGGCGGGAACGGCGCCGACCTGCCGCGTTGTCCCCGGCTTCAGCAGACCGGCGCGCGCGGAGGACGACCCGGCCTCGCTGCCGAGCGACGCGCTGCCCTTCGACGACGGCTCGGTCCTCGTCGTCGCCAGGACGGGACTCGAACTGGTCACCGCGGCCGGTGCGCGGACCGCCGCCGGGCGGCTGCCGTTCAGGCCGGTCGTGACCGCCCCCGCGCCCGGCGGGCGGCCGGGCGCGCTGTTCCTGGGGCGCGACGACGCGGGCGCCTGGTCCGCCTGGTGGTGGGACCCGTCCGCCGCCGGGGCGCGGCGGGTCGGCGGCGTGCCGCCGCTCACGCTGCCCAGGGGCGGGGGCTGGCTGGACGAGGGGGCGACCCGTTTCGCGCTCAACGCCCCCTCCCCCGCCGGTCCCGGGCCCACGGCCCCCGCGGTCCTCACGGTCCCCGAGGGCCGGCTCGAACCACTGCCCGTCGGGGACCCGAGCGAGCACGACATGGTCTGGCACACCGTCCCGCGCACCGGCGAGTCCCTGCTGGTCGGCACCGACGGCTCCGCCCACGCGCTGCGGCTCTCGGGTCCCGGCGGCACCCGGCGGCTGACCGCCGCGGACGCGCTGACGGGTTCGGTGACCCCGCTCGCCCTCGACGCCTCCGGCACCCTGCTCGCCCTCCATGAACGCGTCGGGCAGCGCGACCGCCTGACCGTTCTCGACACCGTGCGGGACGCGCTTCTCGACCTGCCGGAGCGGGGCGACACCCTGTACGCCCACGCCACGTGGACCGAGACCGGCTCGGGAACGCCCGGGCTCCTGGCGTTCGTGGCCGACGCGGGGCGCCCCGCCCGCGTGGCGGGCACGGCACCGGGAGCCGAGGGCTGGACCCACGTCACGGACGGCACCGAGGCGGGCGACCACGACGCCTACGCGCCCGGGCACCTGGAGCGACTGCCGGGAGCGGCCGGCGACATCGAGGCCGTCGTCTGCGGTCACCAGGACTGGCGCACCGCCCGCGGGGTGGTGCTCTGCCTGCACGGCGGGCCGGCCGACCACTGGGCGCTGAAGTTCTCCCTGCTGTTCCAGTTCCTCGCCGACCTGGGCCTGACCGTGATCGCGCCCAATCCGCGCGGCAGCACGGGTTACGGCGACGCGTTCCACCGGACGGTCGTGGGCGCGTGGGGCGGCCCCGACCTCGACGACGTGCTCGCCATCGCCCGGCACCTCAGGGCCGAACGCCGGACGCCGGAGGGCCTGGCCCTGTACGGCGCGAGCTACGGCGCGTTCCTCGCCCTGCTGGCGGCGGCCACCGAGCCGGAGTTGTGGTCCAGAACGCTCGCCGTCGCCCCCATGCTCGGCGGCCGGCGCCTGCACCCGGAGGCCGACGCGTCGGTACGCGCCCTCATCGACCGGCTCGACGGGCACGCCGTCGTCGACGATCACCTCGGCCCGCGCGACCCGCTGGCCCGCCTCTCGCGCATCACCGCCCCGCTCGCCGTGATCCACGGCGCGGACGACCCGACCATCCCGCCGGGTCAGTCCCGCCGGCTCGTGGCGGAACTCAGACGTCTCGGCCGCCGGCCCGGCACCGACTTCCACCACGTGGAGGTGCCGGGAGCCGGCCACAGCCCGCTCGACGGCTCGGCCGAGCTGCACCACACGGCGGCCCTGTTCCTCGCCGAAGGCGTGTGGACGGGGCCGGCCACCACCTGACCGCTCCGGCGACGCTCGCGCCCGGAGTCCGCACCAGTGGGAGGAGAGGAGGTGAACCACATGACGATCGCCATCGAGGCCCTCCAGGAGCTGGAGGAGACCGAGAGCGGCCTGGCCGACTGCCCCATCGGCTCGTGCTGCGGAGCGTGGCTGCCCGTGCCCACGGCCTTCACCTGCTTCGGCAACACGTTCGGAAGCTGACGGGGCGCGGCGCGCCACGTCACACCACGACGACGTAGGGAAGGAGGTGAACCGCATGTCCCTCGCCATCGAGGAGCTCCAGGAACTGGAGGCCACGGAGGAGGCGGCCCTGGCCGCGAACAACTGCTGCTGGAACTCGATCATCAACGGCTGCCAGTGGCAGAGCTTTGCCATCCTGTCGACCTGCCACGGCTGCACCAACTCGAACTGACCCTCCGGGTCGCACGGCTTGGAAGCCGAAGCGCGTGCCTCCGAGGAGGTGAAATGACCACGCTGATTCTCGACCTTCAGGAACTCGAGGCCACCGAGAACCCGGCCTTCGACGAGGTGCAGGGATGTTGCGGGCTGGGAACGCTCCTGACCTGCCCCACCCGCACCTTCGACTGGTAGGCGGCAGTCCGCCCTCCTGCCGCCGCCCCGTCCGGCTCGCATCCGGGCGGGGCGGCCCGCACCCGGCGCCCCGACGCGAGGAGTAGTGCCCGTGCCGACCGCTTCCCCGGCGCAGCCCGCGCCGCCCACGCGGGCCGCGCCGTCAGGAGACCGGCTGCTGGCCCGGCTCCTGCGCGGCACCCGTGCCCTGACCGCCCTGTACCTGGTCGCCGCCGCCGCCTCGGCCGCCACCGCGCTGCTGCTGCCCGCCGCCCTGGCCGCCGCCGTCAACGCCGCCGTCGGGCGGACCTCGGCCACCACCCCCGTGGTCCTCACGGTCCTGCTGCTCGCGATCGCCGCGCTGGCCGAGGTCGCCGCCGAGCTGGCGCAGGTGAGGACCTCGACCCGGGGCGCCGCCTGGCTGCG
Above is a genomic segment from Streptomyces marincola containing:
- a CDS encoding alpha/beta hydrolase family protein, producing the protein MTAVTAAAATSAPGTGAVPGAAPGAAMPRLWPLLTSLRSRFSFRFSTTGRAAAALVADGRGVLFCEFWDLADEAGTAPTCRVVPGFSRPARAEDDPASLPSDALPFDDGSVLVVARTGLELVTAAGARTAAGRLPFRPVVTAPAPGGRPGALFLGRDDAGAWSAWWWDPSAAGARRVGGVPPLTLPRGGGWLDEGATRFALNAPSPAGPGPTAPAVLTVPEGRLEPLPVGDPSEHDMVWHTVPRTGESLLVGTDGSAHALRLSGPGGTRRLTAADALTGSVTPLALDASGTLLALHERVGQRDRLTVLDTVRDALLDLPERGDTLYAHATWTETGSGTPGLLAFVADAGRPARVAGTAPGAEGWTHVTDGTEAGDHDAYAPGHLERLPGAAGDIEAVVCGHQDWRTARGVVLCLHGGPADHWALKFSLLFQFLADLGLTVIAPNPRGSTGYGDAFHRTVVGAWGGPDLDDVLAIARHLRAERRTPEGLALYGASYGAFLALLAAATEPELWSRTLAVAPMLGGRRLHPEADASVRALIDRLDGHAVVDDHLGPRDPLARLSRITAPLAVIHGADDPTIPPGQSRRLVAELRRLGRRPGTDFHHVEVPGAGHSPLDGSAELHHTAALFLAEGVWTGPATT